The Rosa rugosa chromosome 3, drRosRugo1.1, whole genome shotgun sequence sequence GATAGAACGATTCAATCAGCATTAGCTTCATTCAGAGTGGGAAGAGTTCAGTCAAGGCAAACAAAGAACCTAGTTTCTATGTAAGAACTTAATCAACCAACATTCTCAATGAAGATGATGGAGTTACTGGTGATGCCTTGTCTGTTACTTGTGGACTCACAAACTTGTTGGTTGTTATTTTGGAAAACTTATCCCTTTAATTAAAGACAAAATTCATTCTCTCTATATTAGGATGCAATATCCATAGATtccataataatttttttttgttaattgtaGTCTGTTACAGTGTTACTGTATTCACATACTTGTTAGTTGTTACTTTGTAAAACTTATCCTCTTAATTAAAGATAAAATTCACCCTCTATATTGGATGCAATATGTATATaccattcctttttttttttttttttaaaggatgaatcttttttgtcaatttatctaggcctcatcaaaaagcccgcggatcaagtgggccgatggaggcccgccggcccgcagggcttttggcccggcccggcccgtcaaaaaacccgcaaaagcccgccttggtgggccgatggaggcccgcaaaaaagcccgcaaaaacccggcccggcccataggcccggcccgccaaaagcccgctaggcccggcccgtaaaagccctctaggcccggcccgtaaaagcccgcaaaatattatatatatgtgtgtgtgtgtgttatatatgtagatatatctatatgtgtgtgtgtgtttatatagatatatatacatagtcatatagatatatatatatatatatatcaatatatcatatatgtgtgtgtgtttatatatatatatatatatatagacacatatagatatatatttgtgtgtgtgtttatatatatatatatatatatatatatatatatatatatatatctatatctctctatatatatatatatatatctatatatatatatataaacacacacatatatatatagagagagagagatatagatatatatatatatatatatatatatatatatatatatatattaatatatatgtgtgtgtgtatagagatatatatatatatgtgtgtgtgtgggggggggggggggagttcttatataaaatatgtgcatatatatattctacatatcggttgaccaatccgatcggattcgaaaatatggtgaaattggctaaattttttaccacactcataatttattgtaataaactcatccaacggtcggtttttccattttctttgaattgataggggttgctctttggagtgtatgatatataaatataggtttataagagtaactacgtttgacctagttgatcgaattcgaaacgagaaccaaattggctgaattttctacaaccaccataaaacattacaatctctccatcgagcggttggtttctccgaattcattttctacttcatggttgctttagaatgaacctaaacaatttaaatgcaatgtgtaagtcatacaactataggaataaaattggtatagactaatgtgtttgtaattaaaattaattttttttatcttatatccacgcacatccattgatggaatatatacaaacgtgatgtgaaaaaataagcatgtTTCGCAGTTGTCAcggcatcggtcaaccaataaaacatataagtgactacggttgaccaatccgatcggattcgaaaatatggtgaaattggctaaattttttaccacactcataatttattgtaataaactcatccaacggtcgatttttccattttctttgaattgataggggttgctctttggagtgtatgatatataaatataggtttataagagtaactacgtttgacctagttgatcgaattcgaaacgtgaaccaaattggctggattttctacaaccaccataaaacattacaatctctccatcaagcggttggtttctccgaattcattttccacttcatggttgctttagaatgaacttaaacaatttaaatgcaatgtataagtcatataactttaggaataaaattggtatagtccaatgtgtttgtaattaaaattaatttttttttatcttatgtccacgcacatccatcgatgaaatatatacaaacgtgatgtgaaaaaataagcacgtttcgcggttgccacgtcatcggtcaaccaataaaacatataagtgactacggttgaccaatccgatcggattcaaaaatatggttaaattggctaaattttttaccacactcataatttattgtaataaactcatctaacggtcggtttttccattttctttgaattgataggggttgctctttggagtgtatgatatataaatataggtttataagagtaactacgtttgacctagttgatcgaattcgaaacgtgaaccaaattggctggattttctacaaccaccataaaacattacaatctctccatcaagcggttgatttctccgaattcattttccacttcatggttgctttagaatgaacttaaacaatttaaatgcaatgtataagtcatataactttaggaataaaattggtatagtccaatgtgtttgtaattaaaattaatttttttttatcttatgtccacgcacatccatcgatgaaatatatacaaacgtgatgtgaaaaaataagtacgtttcgcggttgccacgccatcggtcaaccaataaaacatataagtgactacggttgaccaatccgatcggattcaaaaatatggttaaattggctaaattttttaccacactcataatttattgtaataaactcatccaacggtcggtttctcattttctttgaattgctatatgtagctctttggagtgtatgatgtataaatatagatttataaaaaattagtgtctttaaaaatttatttatcaacaaATTAGTATctgtatataaatatagattttttttggtacaatatagttatatagattgttatctttggttgtatttgatcattatccattgaatttccaaagcttgattaaaaaaaaaaaatacttgtgtctttaaatatttatttataaataaagcccgcaaggcccggcccaaaaaagcccgcaagggtaagcccggcccggcccggccaaaaaagcccgcaaggcccgctttatatggacgggcttggatcctttgatttttaataaagcccggcccggcccggcccgcaattatttaaaaatatagcaaggcccggcccggcccggcccgttgacgacccctaaaTTTATCACTTATctcacggattagtctctggacCTAGGAAGCCTTTAAGGACAGattgaataataataaaaaaatcactCACCTCACAAACAAAagattttgttctttttcagtTTTGTCCTATTAATTATATACTTCGGCATTCCTATTATACATTTTTGTAATAAATTGTGATAGTTGTCCTCATGCTTAACATAATTAAAGAAGGTCAAATAAGATTTCATGGGATAACAAAtctaatttattttctaaacaAGATTCCTGATATTACTATTTTTATCAAAGTGATCAGTGCACTTAACTTTTATAAACTCTTTATATATTAACATAATTAAAGAAGGTCAAACAAGATTTCGTGGAATAACAAATataaattattttctaaataaGATTTTCTTTTGCTATTTTTAATCACAGTTATCAGTGCGTTAACTTTTAACTCTTTATATATTGGTTTCCTTCTTTTGCACCAAACGGGCAAACGGTCCTAAtgtttccttctttttcctATTAAATTATCTCTTTTGTAGTAAGAGACCGCGATTAATAAAAAGAGATACGCATCTAACTTTTATATAGCAAAATAGAATTGGATCGAAAAACCTCTTAATTAAACCATTAGTTAAAGCAAATGCAAACATTTTATTTACACTAAGAGTGAAATGCAGGGAGGTATACGCGTTTGGCAAAGCCGAAAATGAAAGTTAAAGTGAATGTAAATTTTTTAATAACTTTCATGATAACTTTTTTTATGTTACTAAATACCGGAATGGAAAGTGTAtgaaaaaattaatttctaatccaTAAAAATAGATGAATTACTTTCCTATTTCCTTTTCAGGAACTAAACAAGACCTAGTTTTACCTGCGTGAAACGCGGGTGAAAATCCAAGTCAAAGTCAATGCAGAGCTCGATAAAATGTAAAAATTTCCCTAATCAATTCGCGGCCACGGTCCAACGTGTCGCACTACTAAAGGACAGGGAGCCGAGGAACACAATTGTACAAAAGATAAGAAATACACGGTGAATATATCTTACCCTTTTTCTACATATATTACGAGACCGAAAATGGTAATTCTCTAAAATCTAAACTCCACGAACTCCCAAGTCCCAACTCAAGTCTGAAATCTCACCTCCGTACACACAATAAAGACCCAAGTCAAAAAGGCTCACAGGTCTCAGCTGACTGACCGACCCGCACGACTGTTCCCTCAAATCTACCCAAAAACCCGATCCAAAATCCTCCGATTCCAGATCCACTGGCGTCGCAGATCAGCAGCAATGGCGAAACTGTAACACTAGTGGCAACCAAGAAGAGGTTCCCAGCTCTCATCGGTTAAATGGCGATCACAATAAAAGGCAAGTTCATTCTCATCTACTGTCTCTTGGTTTTCTCATCCTCTAACCCCTTAGTCAAATCCAATTCCCATGAACTActcgaaaccgaaaccgaacccaatcagcaacagcaacagGTTGTGTTGCAGAGGCTGGAGGAGATAGTGAGAAACCTGACTGAAATAGTAGCTAGGTTAGAATCCAAGCTGTCGGAGACGAAAGTGGTAGAGGGATTAGTCTCGCCTAAACAAGAAAATGATAAACACGGCGGTCAAAAAGTGCAACAAGGAGAGAGGGCGAGGGCAGTTTCGGTAACGAAGTTCAGTCCGTTTTGGTCGGACAGGTTTCAGTTTGTTTCGGCTGTGAAATTGGATTCCCAGGCGACATGTATCCACGTGTTGCCGTTTCGGGATCACGAGGGGGGTAGTAAGTACGTTGCGGTTGGGGATGAGAGAGGGAGGGTTTATGTGTTTCTGAGAAATGGGGATGTTGTGGTGGAGTTTGATACGCTGTTGGGGTCACCCGTAATGGCCATGGCTTCGTTCTTGTCGATTTATAAGAACGAGAGCTTTGTGGTGACAGGGCATAAGAATGGGGAGATTTTGATGCATAGGGTTTGGGAGGGGGTGAGTGGAGAAGAGTGGAGTACGGTGATGATGGAGAGTGTGAGCAAGTTTGATACCGGGGAAGACGGGCTGCCGGTTACTATTTTGGAGGTGCATCATGTTGGGAGGATGAGTTACATACTGGCCAGTGATGTGAGTGGGAAGATTACGGTTTATAAAGAGAATGGGACAGTTCATGGTTCCACTATGCCGTCGAGTAGGCCGCTTGCTTTCTTGAAGCAGCGGCTTCTGTTTTTGACGGAGACGGGTGCAGGGTCATTGGACTTGAGGACCATGAAGATTAGGGAGTCTGAATGTGAAGGGTTGAATCACTCGCTGTCTCGGTACTATGTTTTTGATGCCATGGAGCGGTCTAAAGCTTACGGGTTTACATCAGAAGGTGACCTGATTCATGTGCTGTTGTTGGGGGATGTGATGAACTTCAAATGCAGAGTTAGATCCAAGAAGAAGTTTGAAATGGATGAGCCTCTTGCTTTCCAGGCGATAAAGGGGTGTTTGCTTATTGTTAGCGGGGAGAAGGTTTTTGTGTATAATGTGTCATCCCAACATTATGTTAGGGTGGGTGCTCCTCGAATTATCTTCTCTGCTGGTCTCGATGAGATTAGATCGTCTTTTCTAAATTATCAGACCATGGATGCTGatgcagagaaaagaaatgaGATACCGTTAATTGCTAGTGATCGCGAAAAGCTTGTTGTTCTTGGTCTTGGCGGAGGGTATGTAGGAATGTATCGCTCAAACCTTCCTGCATCTAAAGGTGAATTTAGTACGATGCTATGGACTAGCCCTGTATTCTTCTTTGTACTTTTCCTATTTGGAGCTTGGCAATTTTTTGCTAAGAAGAAAGAAGCACTCACTTCATGGGGACCCGATGATCCATTTAGTTCGACTTCAGCTACAACAGGGGCTCCATTGGGTGGAAATAGCACTGGAGAAAGGTCTTTTGTGGACTCTTCATCAAGAAATGCTGATATGATGGATATTAGAGGTGGTGGTCTCAGAGGTCCATCAAGGAGGTACGTCTCTCCTCCACGGTATGCAGGTGGAGCTACAAGTTCATTTAGGCCAGGTACGAACGATCATAACCCCAGACCATCATCTGTTGATCCTAATTTTCGAACAGCTTCAGAGCTGAAATTCAGAGGGTCTGCGTTAGAATCTTCGGGATTCCCAAAACGGAGGGAAAGTTTGTTTGTGAACAACCAAGTTATGGATGATAGCAACTGACCTGTATAATCACTTTCATGTACTTTCACTTCAGAAGTTCGTTTAAGGTTTAATTCTTAGATCACTCAGATGGCAGTTTAAGGCCATTTGAACCCGCACTTCTTGTACTTGTAACATTACTTCAAAGTCTTCAATCAACAATAAAACATAGAAAAGAAATATGATGATAAGTCGGTGTATCTGTTACTAAACTGTATATCTGTTACTAGACTACTAGCTACTCTGTCTAGACTTCATATGAATCCATTTTTGTTTATTCAACATAACTCCTTGGTGAAATTCAAACCTAAATGTACATGGGAACCTGTTTGTCAGTGTatgttgaaaacttgaaattgtTATGAAAATGGTAGAGGTGGGCATtttgtaccgaaaatgcggttaccgactcgaaccgcaccgaaaaaacggttcggtaaccgcaccgaactaaaacggtgtcgttctatgatcacaccgcaccgaaccgtataaaagcggttcggttgcggtttcgggtcataaaccgcctgatttaaaccgacccacaccgaatttaatttaattacattttatttatttattatttctctattgatggaaatgttggttttcaatatataagaaatccatttttgattaggttttcaatttgtaataagttgctatgtttgcttgatcattgatatatatatatatatatataggatttttctcaggtaaggatgtccttagtttttcttatggaacggatttactgttttcacccactttccgatcacattttcacatcttaaccgttcagtttttaggtcctaatgtatggatcacctctgcaaaatttcagccaatttggtgatcgttaaggcgtccaaaactgcaatttacacgaacgaaccgaatatatatatatatatgtgtgtgtgtgtgtgtgtaataagttgctatggtttttctgcaagttgcttgatatttgggtgacatttgTTGATTTGTAtggactctaaatgcattcaaaatttatttataccttattgaaattgttaggtaaaaataaataagcctgattttggccctctctttgtagttgaaattaataaatcgctCCAAACCGAAATCGACCCACACCGCAcctaaaaatggtgtaaccgaaataatcggttcaACCCTTTTGTAATGCAgttgcggtttgatatataggccaaccgaaaaaagcggtttgggcctcaaaccgaaccgaaccgcaccgcgcccacccctagaaAATGGTAGTGGCAGAGCCAGGATTTCATATTACGtggaatttaattttttttttcgttgttgCTGATatagaaataaaaaatttataataaactacatagagagagaaagatatcGTATCTCTTAACTATACATTTTCTTTGCATTAGCTATTCAAATTAGTATTAGAGCATGTTTAGCAGACTCTATTGTGgcttcttagctattttggagagcatgtttagctttttatctattttagcagttgcaccagactcctaagtggctctctattataacttttagctatctcgctcctaaatatagagagcagGATGATgcggctctctataatttaaaacattcatttttttagttattttatataatttataaatacatttaaactatttaatattcatttaaaaaataacataaagtcaaaactagctaaaatagagagcattgatgcagacgtaattataaagtggctagctaaaatgattttttaactattttagttaaaatttaactaaaaaatgactAGCATAGATAGTTAAacacaattcttaggttcacccctaggatGAATAAGTATATTCACCCCTATTGTCGATTAGTatacttttatttaataaatttataatctaacggtccatatcttaaattagcttttaaagatcatctctgtaagaaatcaatcgaatcagaaatcgtttaattatctaattgaatcaaacaaatggatggttctaacaacacttactactattatgataaactgtccatgtatttcatagaaatgaataactgaaaggtcttcaatttgattgattttttacaaagctaatctttgtattacattatataaaatgaatggttggattagaaaattataaagttattatgcgttaatcgacaatgggggtgaatatgctcattcaccctaggggtgaacctaagaattgttcgaTAGTTAATTAGTAAATGTTTAGGAATCAAAAGTCAAAAAGCATTTAAAATAGAAAATGCAGCATAAAAAGAAAGATATGGGAGAAAGTGGTTCTCTCGATACCAAGGGATCCGATGAATTCCTCCAtattttccttgcatttattactcattttaattgtttgattACCTTAATTACAAATTGCTTAATAACTTTCTTTATGTCACTAAATACTGAAAATGAAAGTTCATGAAAAATTCATCCCATAAGAAACTGAAAGACAAGAAATTACTGTCCAAACGAGGCGTCAAAGTTTTGAAAACCAATGGTGTTTTTTCAATCTTTGGGCCGTATATTGAGGCGTGATGCTCTTTCTAAGGAAGCCTGATATTGGGCCCATTTCTCATTCGAGAACCCTCTcaggtcaaaactcaaaattttcagtttcccgccgaaaaagaaaagggaaacgACGCTCCTTATCTTTATAACCcaaaactaaataaaaaattgattaaaaacataaataaaaattataaatggcGCTTCGGTGTAAATGTAGATCAGAGACTCGCAATTAGCGATTCACTTTCCTTTCTCTTTCACTCAGAAGCATctcgcttcttcttcttcttcttctctgatcTCAGTTAGGTTTCAAAGATAAACGAAGGCTCCGAGTCGACTCAGTGAAATTGGGGATGGAGCCGCAGGACGACGAGTCCATGGCCGATGGCTCCGACTCGGCTCGTGGACCGTCCAGGGGCCCAAGGCTGTTCATCAGAGAAATGGTCATGAGGAACTTCAAGTCTTACGCCGGCGAGCAACGGGTCGGTCCTTTCCACAAGGTTAGGGTTTTCCGGCGAAATTTCCTTTGTTACTTACTTAATTTTGTAAAATTGGAAGCTAGGGATTTTGTTTGTGCCCGCGAAATAGGAATTTTAGGTTAGGTttgaaatttattttgtttatgtcAAATAATTCAAACATGTAGGGATTGAGTGAGCTGCGGAAGCTGGTTCTATTTGTATTTGTTTCAGTTAATTTATATATTTACTGatgtagtttttatttttattttttattcagaGCTTTTCTGCAGTTGTTGGACCAAATGGGAGTGGTAAAAGCAATGTGATAGATGCAATGCTCTTTGTATTTGGAAAACGAGCTAAGCAGGTATATTGATGCTCCTTCGGGTTTTTTGCATtcttctttgaattttgttttacttgtttttcgGAACCTAATTGTGCAATGTAATTGTCTAGATGCGACTGAACAAAGTTTCGGAGCTTATACATAACTCCACGAATCACCAGAATCTGGATAGTGCTGGAGTTTCTGTTCATTTCCAAGAGATCATTGATATGGTACTTTACTCTTTTCATGTTACTCCACAAGTCtgataataattgaaaaaaatcaatcaatttaCTCTGATATTTAGTAATGATAATATGGTGATTTACAGTCTTGGCTTGCATTCCTATTTTCTTCTTTATCAGGTGGGAGCTTAAGTTGTTAAAATTTGATGATTTTTTCACACTATATCTGCAATTATTACAGGATGATGGAGAATTTGAAGTTGTTCCAGGAAGTGATTTTGTAATTACGAGAATAGCATATCGGGATAACACCTCCAAGTATTACATCAATGACCGTGCAAGTAATTTCACTGAAGTTACCAAGAAACTGAAAGGGAAAGGAGTTGACCTAGACAACAATCGTTTTTTGATTCTTCAGGTTTGATATTAGACATTCTGCTCTTCTAGTTTGTTTAAGGTTGTTATATTAAGAGTTTACTTATGATTACTATCAGGGTGAAGTTGAGCAGATTTCACTTATGAAGCCAAAAGCTCAAGGATCCCATGATGAAGGTTTTCTTGAATACCTCGAGGACATTATTGGGACTAACAAATATGTTGAAAAAATTGATGAAGCATATAAAGAGTGAGTACATTTGCCTGTGTTTTAGTTCATTGAAAAGTTTTCATATTTTAACCTTGCTCTTGAAAGCACATATTTTAATTTAGCCCCACATTTTATGTCTACTTGTTTGATGCAAAGCACGTACAGTTTTTGTTAGTTTGCTAGAAAGTGAAAGCTATGGAAACTTGTCATGCATGCCTATTTTACAGAAACAGATGGatatttttagaaattttcaATTCAATAAGCACCAGAAACTAAAATGAAAGTGAATATAATCCCATGTGTTACTTATCTGATACATAACTTGGTGGCTTTACAAACTTTGGTTGCTGATGAGAACACTTTCCCCTACTTTTTGCCAAGATATTTGAAGGACAGATATTCTTTTGCTCATGCAGAATTCTCATGTTTCTAACTGTGCATGGTGTTTGATCTCATAGGCTAGAATCCCTTAATGAGAAGAGGTCTGGTGTTGTGCAAATGGTTAAACTGgctgagaaagaaagagatgccTTGGAGGTACGTATGTGCAGCATTGATAGGCTAGCTTCTGATATGTTTCATTCACTTTCTGACATGTCATTGAACAGGATGTGAAAAATGAAGCGGAAGCCTATATGCTGAAAGAGTTGTCACTTCTGAAATGGCAAGAGAAAGCCACAAAATTGGCTCATGAAGATACCACTGCAAAAATGGCTGATCTAAAGGAGAATATAACTAGCTTAGAAGAAAATCTAAAGACTGAAAGGTAAGTTGTGTTGTTAGTAAAGTTGATTTAAACTTACTTTTACTAAGGTGCTCAGTTATTGTTTAGGGAGAAGATCCAGGAGAGTAATAATGCACTGAAGGAGCTTGATTCTGTCTACAGTAAACATATGAAACAACAAGAGGTTTGGTTTACAATTCTACATGCATTTTCCGTTGTCACAAAccaagcctataactatgatATGTGAATTTCTGATTTGGTCACGTGACCAAAACAATTCTGCATTGTCAAGATATGACCAGATTCTGTGTTCTGGTTTCATTGAACTAGGAACTTGATAATGCCCTCAGAAGCAGTAATGAAGAATTTAAGGAGTTTGAAAGGGAGGATCTTAAGTATAGGGAAGATCTGAAGCATAAGAAGATGAAGATCAAGAAACTCAAAGATAAACTTCAAAAGgtaaggaagagagagagggcgACATTCTTTAGTTGAAAGGAATAGATATAAATCTTACCTTTTGTTTTAACTACAGGACTCGTTAAAGATTGCTGACACAGAGAAGGAGTGTGAGGACTCGACAAATCTGATCCCAAAACTTGAGGAAAGTATTCCGCAACTGCAAAAACGATTGTTGGATGAAGAAAAAGTCCTAGAGGAAATTCTAGAGAATTCAAAAGGtgatttcttttcaattttcattgttCAAAATCTtgaaattttctttgttttaacaGCTTCTGCCAAATCAGGGCTTGGTAATATTATTGCATACTTTTAATTTTACTGTGATGAAGTTAGTACGATAAACATTTGGTATGCCAGCAAAAGTCATACATGGTATTTACTTCGGTTAGGTCTAAATGTAATGGTTTTGGGGATTATTTGCATCTTAGTGAGATAAGGGCAATGAACTAATCATTAAATCTCTTTGATATTACCACCCCGGATGCTTACTTATTTCTCTCAATGTCTGTTGTAACAATGTTTTCATCCTTGGATGTGGTGCTCTTTCAGTTCCTTTTTCATCTTTAGTATCTGTTCTTCATATCACCGATGCAACCGTGTACCTAATTTTCTAATCCGTTATATGCTTTCCTTCTTTTCCCTCTTTTCACAAGCAGTGGAAACTGAAAAATATCGCTCTGAGCTTACAAAAGTTCGTGCTGAATTAGAACCATGGGAAAAGCAACTGATTGAGCACAAGGGGAAACTCGAAGTTAAATGTACTGAACAAAAGCTTTTAAATGAGAAGGTGACATTGCTATATTcactcttcctttttcttttttctttttcgatgAGTAAAAGCATGAACTAATGGTGACACTGCTTCTCTAAATATGCTTAACCTCTTCCTTTATAAGTTGTATATAAATATTGGTCATGTGACTATTAACTAAAATTTCTTTGTCTTGCCACTTAACTTATCAATATTAGTTTGAGTATTGAATTATATTGCTAAAGGAAAATGTTAAAATTTCAGCATGAAGCTGGTCGTGCATCTTTTGAAGATGCTCGTAAGCAGATGGATGATATATTGGGAAGGATAGAAACAAAAACTGCGGGCATTG is a genomic window containing:
- the LOC133738873 gene encoding uncharacterized membrane protein At1g75140; translated protein: MAITIKGKFILIYCLLVFSSSNPLVKSNSHELLETETEPNQQQQQVVLQRLEEIVRNLTEIVARLESKLSETKVVEGLVSPKQENDKHGGQKVQQGERARAVSVTKFSPFWSDRFQFVSAVKLDSQATCIHVLPFRDHEGGSKYVAVGDERGRVYVFLRNGDVVVEFDTLLGSPVMAMASFLSIYKNESFVVTGHKNGEILMHRVWEGVSGEEWSTVMMESVSKFDTGEDGLPVTILEVHHVGRMSYILASDVSGKITVYKENGTVHGSTMPSSRPLAFLKQRLLFLTETGAGSLDLRTMKIRESECEGLNHSLSRYYVFDAMERSKAYGFTSEGDLIHVLLLGDVMNFKCRVRSKKKFEMDEPLAFQAIKGCLLIVSGEKVFVYNVSSQHYVRVGAPRIIFSAGLDEIRSSFLNYQTMDADAEKRNEIPLIASDREKLVVLGLGGGYVGMYRSNLPASKGEFSTMLWTSPVFFFVLFLFGAWQFFAKKKEALTSWGPDDPFSSTSATTGAPLGGNSTGERSFVDSSSRNADMMDIRGGGLRGPSRRYVSPPRYAGGATSSFRPGTNDHNPRPSSVDPNFRTASELKFRGSALESSGFPKRRESLFVNNQVMDDSN